The Plantactinospora sp. KBS50 sequence ACTCCAAATCAGGAGGTGCCGGCGAATCGTCCAACGACCCTCGGTGCTGGAAGTGAGGAGACCGACACCAAGCACGAGCTCCTCGGCATCGCCGCGTTGCTGTGACTGTCGCCGAAGTAGCTCCAAGTAGGTGTAGGTCGCGCGCTGCTCCCTCATGCTGCGCTCGCGTTCGGCCCACTTCGTCCACACGGCGAGCCATGCCTCGTATGCCCGTTGCACAGAATCGGATACGGCTGGAGCAGTGGCCGACGGCCGCTGGTCAAGTCCCGTGAGCTGGGGTGGCGGTCCGTCAGCGTTGCCGTATTCCGTGGTGTCGAGCAGGCCCCGCAGCTCTATCGAGGGTACGGGTGGTTCAGGTGGTGGAGGGTACGCGACCTGCATGACGACTGGTCCGCGAGCAGTTGCCTTCTCTTGAGGCGGCCTATGGAACCAGTAGGTGTTGGAGTCATCGATGGCATCGCGCTCCGGCCGCTCGCTGTTTCTGACCTGCGCGAGCAGGTGTGCCACGAGGCCTTGGGTCAGTCGTCTGACGGTAGGACTTGTCGGGGACACAGGGTCCGGCACTACGCCTCCTCGGGCTCGCCCAGCCCAACAGGATGCGTGTAGGCAACTACAGGGCGCAACTGTCTGCCGGAAGAACGACACCTACGGCCAGCCGGCATGAGACGTGGAGCCCACCGCCTAAGCATCCTAGGAGAATGTGGGCTCCGACGAGATCGCTGCCACCCTCCGCTACAGCCACTCGACCGAAGCCGTCGCCTGGTACGGCAGGATGCCCGCGGACCGCTCCCCCACCTACCACATCACCGCCATCCGGATGGTGGCCACTTAGTGACGGGCGGTCGCCGGCCAGGCATCGAAAGCGGCTTCCGTCGTAGCGAGTGGGTGTGGTTGGCCGGTCATGGCGGCCAGTGCGGTGGCGACGGCTTGTAGGTCGGCTTTGATGTAGGTGGTGGTGGCTGGGCCGGTGGAGTCGGTGTGTCCGGCGTAGGCGCGGGCGATGCCGTAGCCGTAGTGGCGTTCTACCCAGGTCAGGGTGGTGTGGCGTAGCCAGTGGGTGGAGATGCCCTGGGCGGTCACCCACGGCAGCTGTTCGCCGATGCGTTTCCACAGGTGGTCGTAGCGGCGGCTGGTGATCGGCCGACCGTTGCGGTAACGCAAAAGCCGATCGCTGGGCAGGACTGCGCCGCGGGCGCGGGCGTGGTCGTCGAGGTGGGCGGCCAGGTCGAGGGTGATGGGTTGCCAGCGCAGGGTGGCGCCCTTCTCGGTCAGTCGCACCAGCCCGCGGTCGGTGTTCAGGTCGGTCAGTCGTAGCCCGAGTGCGCCGCCACGGCGGCAGGCGGTCTCGGTATGCAGACGCAGCAGCAGAGCGTCGAGGATGACGTCATTGCCGCTGGTACGAGCGGCAAGGTTGATCTCCTCCAGTTCGTCGGGGGTCAGGGCGCGGCGGGTGCTCGGTAGTCGGCGGGGCTTGACCACCCGATGGGCAGGGCTGGCAGCGGCGTCGATAAGCCCATCGGCGATAGCCCGGTTATAGATCGCGCGGGCAGCAGCGATCACCAGCTCACCCGCATGCCGGCCACTGCGGCTGTTACGCCGTGACCGGGCGGTCGCTGCGGCCTGCCGCTGCATGGCCTCGATGTCGCTGGCCGCGACCGCATCCAACCGACGGTCACCCCACACGGCGGCCATCCGCTGCCAGTAGGTGCCATACGTGCGCCGGCTGCCCGGCCCGGCCGCGGCGACAACCTGCGGCAGGTACTCGGCCAGCGTCGGCAGACCCGGACCAGGCTCGGCCTGCAGATCGGCGAGGGTAACGCCCAGATGGGCCAGCATCTGCCGGGCAGTAGCGACCCGGGCGGGATCAGCTGACACGACGACCCCGATCACCTGGGTGTGCAGGTCGGCCAGCAGTCGCGCGACGCTACTGGCCGGATGGATCACCAGCAAACCATGGGAGGCGAGCGCGGCGAGCAGCAGCGGCTGCCCCGGCAGGATCCCGCACATGTGCCGGACGCTGGCCGGTAACGGCAGTTCCCCTCGGCTACCCACCACATGTCGTCCGGATGACGCTGACGCGATCACCAGCATTCCCCGCTGTGGGTAGATGTCGATACGGTGGCCCGCCGGCCAGCCCAGCGCGTCCAACAGGCCCCGTTCGGTCACTCGACCGGATCGGTCCGCACGCGCCACACCGATCACCACCGAGTCCGGAGAAACGTCGGCTGCCGAATCTGGTGCAGGAAGCGCCGGAAGCGGCGCCGGACGGGGTCGCAGTCTGCCGGGAAGCGGTGCCGGAATCAGCACACCGATGAGCTGCTCACGGTCGCGGCCAGATCGTGTCATGACCAGCCCAACCGCGAAAACACCGCTACG is a genomic window containing:
- a CDS encoding site-specific integrase; protein product: MCGILPGQPLLLAALASHGLLVIHPASSVARLLADLHTQVIGVVVSADPARVATARQMLAHLGVTLADLQAEPGPGLPTLAEYLPQVVAAAGPGSRRTYGTYWQRMAAVWGDRRLDAVAASDIEAMQRQAAATARSRRNSRSGRHAGELVIAAARAIYNRAIADGLIDAAASPAHRVVKPRRLPSTRRALTPDELEEINLAARTSGNDVILDALLLRLHTETACRRGGALGLRLTDLNTDRGLVRLTEKGATLRWQPITLDLAAHLDDHARARGAVLPSDRLLRYRNGRPITSRRYDHLWKRIGEQLPWVTAQGISTHWLRHTTLTWVERHYGYGIARAYAGHTDSTGPATTTYIKADLQAVATALAAMTGQPHPLATTEAAFDAWPATARH